Within the Hirundo rustica isolate bHirRus1 chromosome 20, bHirRus1.pri.v3, whole genome shotgun sequence genome, the region TAAACTGAATTGATGAGGGGGAAGTGTCAAGGGGAAGTAAACGAGTTTCCAGATTAGTTTCTTACATCGTTAATCCGCACACTCTGGTTTCAGTGCTGGCTTTCCACGTGCCTCTAACCCACCCCAGCTGGAAATGAATCCATCTGAGCAGCGACTCGCTGATCTCACcaccctgccccaggctggcagcGTTCAGGTGCAGCCGCCCGAAACTTTGCACCTAAACGCAGACTTTAGGAGCTGAAGCACATCTCTTACAGGGGAATGATGTCGGTGCAGGCTGAGCACtgccagagagagcagctccGCGCTGGGCAGGGCGAAATTCCAGCTGCACCCTCGACAGGCAGCAGGGGTGACAGAGGACAGGCGAAGTGGGACCTCCTGAaagctctgagcagagcagagtctGCCTAAACCACGCTGCGTCCcggggctcagcagcagcagcagcagcagctctgcagctcagcccacCTCGGTGCTGCACCTCCGCAGCTCCAGCAACTTCCCCAAGGTTTTACATAAAAACCTCACCCTCCGGAGCCAGCTCCACACCCTGCCCGAGCAAGGCCGGGAGAACCAAGCACCGCTGTCTCCTTTCTGCCCGTGTTTTGCATATTTAAACCTCTTCTCGTGCTTCACCTAAAACTTCTCCCCGCGCTCCCACGCCGCGCTCCGGTTCCCGGCAGGATGCTGGGGGGGAACAGCACCGAGgtctcctgccctccctccctccctccctgcccgaGAGGTGCCCAAATATGGTGCCACGCTGCTCCAGCGTGGCCCGGCATTACTTCATCCCTTGCATATGTAACACACCTATTAATACATTTTAACGGGATCTTTGCCATTCTCGGGCCCGGGGTGTTATCCCTCCTGTGGGGTGTGAGCGCTGCGATGCCCCCaggcttgttttcctttcagcctttccttcacCCTCCCCATCCTGGAACGTGCTTTTGCGCACTCCCACCCTCCTCTGCTGCACCTTCGTTCAGACCTTTCCTCCAATTTGTGATTCCCATCCCAAGCCTGTCTCCTGCAGTGCTTGGGTACCCCTCAGCTCCCCCTCCAAACTCCATGGGCAGACAAACCACGTCTGACTCTGTTCTCCCACCATTTAGGGAATATTCCCCAGCTCTGGAAAACTCCAGTTCATCCCAGTAACTGCTAACTGCTATTCTCTAAATATCCTGTGAGAGGAAGAAACTAGATTCTGTTGTTACAActgtttttgaaaaatgttgGATGGAATTTCTCCCGTCTCTTCAGAGTGCTCAGAAGGTAACGCACTCACATCTGTATttgcctgtccctcctcctccttcccaaggAGAGGGGGTGCTTGTCCTCCCTCCACCTTTCCTGGACTCACCCCATCAGGGCATGGTCTCAAAAGCCACTGCAGACATTTCCTCTGCGCCCTTGGAGGAGTTGCAGCCCTGACCTGTCCTTGCTctcttctcctctgctgctgccctgatCTTCCCTGCCATCACTGGGATCAAAATCTGCCTTCCTGCTGGCACCTCACCTGCTTAGTGATGAGCACAGGGGTtggaaacaaagcaacaaaTCCTTTCTAGGGActggcagcagcttttccttgccCTGAGCACAGGGACAAATCACCGGTGCACGTGGAGGTGGGATCTCTCTGCACCCCTTCATTTGCCTCTCTCTGCAAACACTGTTCAGGTGTCCTGGGCAAACATCACAGATCCTCAGGGACAGCCAGAAGCCTCAGGAGAGAGGACAAGGCGCTGCAGGGTGGGcacacagcagtggcagcagccccagcagtgcccggGGAGCTCAGGGACCGGGCAAGCCCAGCAAGGCCGGGGTGATGCTGTGCTGTGTAACAGAGCTCTGGCCCAGGGTCATCACACCTCCCCAAGGTGCAGGAAACCCCAGGAGGACTcagcctggcagccagcagccacCTCTGGAGGCAGCTTCACACAGGCTGCTTTGATTAAGGGAGACTGCTGGGAATTAAGTCCTTTTTAGGAATATTTAAATCCAAAGCTCTTCTCCCCGAGGCAGCTGAAGTTATCCAGAGCTCCTGCAGAATGTGCACCCACCCACCTTCCtgtggctggggcagggccatGGCCATGGAGAAGCACAGGGCACATCCATTCCTGCTCCCCCATCGCTGGTGTGAGTGTCCTgggagccccagccccagctctgcccggAGTGCTCCAAGGCCACGGGCCCTGGGAGAGCAGTTCATCATCACTGCACGAAACAGAACAcctcacagagcagagcaatcCGAGCTGCTGCCCACGGGCCTGTcctgagcccagccctgggaaagcGGCAGCACACGCTGGCCCGCGGGGTCACAGCCCGTGCTCCCAAGACACGAACAATTTCCCATCCCCTGACCCTCCTccttcactgccctgctctcGTGGGCAGTGACAGCATCTCCTCACTGCACAGCTCTTTGGAATCACCCTGCACTTTCCCCAGGGCAAATGCAGAAAGGGAATTTGGTCCAAACCCCACTCTGGCTTTGGGATGCAGTTGCAGGGTGCAGAGTTTGCACGTGTCCCCACgagccccagccagcccagtgctgctggagctgctgaaccAGGGGATCaaacagtgtctgcagcagggtgggagcagcctgccacaAATCACTGCTCCAAGCACAACACAGATGTGTCCTGACCCACGGAAAAAGCTTTTGCCAGCTGAGGAAGCCTTTGGGGACAACCTAAAGAGCCCTTTGAGCTGGGATTTGAGTCCTGCATCCTATCTTCTGGCAGGAAAAGTCCCCTCCACAGCCTGGAGGTTCCTGTGCTGTCTGACAAGAGCCTCCAGAGGCTGAGGGATGAGGTGATCTTCAGGCAGCAGGAAGCTGAGCCCCATTTCTGTGCACTGAGAGGAGCTTTGGGAGACACAGAGACTTTGGCAGGTCTTCAAGGTGCACAGGGCACTCAGGAAAACTCAGGCTCAGGGAATGGTTAGGAGCTCTGATTCAGGGCAGGAGAGTCTTAGAGGGGTGGAAAACTCTGCAGATGCTCATCTCCATTCCAAGTCACCCTCCCCTTTCACACAGGATGGAGTGGAGGCACCCAGGGGCCTCTGGCACAAGTAAACACCCCGTGGGTGGGTAATTGTAAACAAAAGACATTGCTGAAACATTCAGAACTAACAtctgcccctctcccagctggaagaggagaggaatCCTGGTCCCTGAGCTGTTTCTTATCCAGGATAAAAGCATCCCAAATGTCTTAGCAGTAAGCTAAGCTTAGTGCTTGAGTTAAGCTCTCCAGGCTGTGCAAACCAGCTCCCACACGCTGGGTTTTGAGGACACTTGAATTCAGGAGGTGGCTTGGATGGAGGAGCTGTGCAGCACCCGCCTTTCGGCACTGCTGCACCgggtgggtttgggattgggCTTACCAGGGacacacctggagctgctgcacccACACTGCAGCGAGGTGGTCtgcaaaaaacaccacaaagcCCTGGCCTCGCTCCCAACCCGAGTCACTGGGAAGCACAGGCATGGCAGTGCAGCCACACGGCTCCAGAAGGGAAATTTGGGAGGAAATCCACATTTCAgtcaaatgaaagaaatgtactttcaattattttattcaggATAGCTCAGGTTTATTCCTGACAGTAGCTCTGGAAGCTGGAGTACGTGACGGAGTCTTTGGAGACCAACAATTAGAAAAAGGTGAATCAAACCCCAGTGCAAACATCCAAAGGGTTTCTTGTCTGGGAATTCACAGCAAGCTGTAGAAATCTTGTACAAAACCACAACCTGAGAAAACAATGTCATAAATACCTGCTCGGTTTTGCTCAAAGCATGGCTGTGTGCccttcctgagctgctcccaggccaCGTCTCACCTGGGGCTCAATGGCAAAGAGACTCTTCTTGGCCTCTCAGGACAGGGAGCAAGCCCAGGATTCCCACTCCACCAGCCCAAACTGTCTTTTCCAGTGTGTGTTGTTAACATCCATCACTTGCTGCTTTGGCCTTTCTAGATAACGACTGACCACGGTGACGTTTCCCAGAGGCGAAAAGCAGAAGAGCTCTGAGGATGAGGTGTCACCACCAGACCTGAAACAATCCAGAGGTTATTTCTGCCCCAtctggcacagctgagcagtCTTAGAGGCGAGCCCAAACACACCTGCAGGGCAGAAATCTCACTGCAGGTGCCAAAGGTGAGCTCAGGGATGAGCTCAGAAAAGCAACAGCTCAGGAATAGGTCCAAAAAGTTCTCCAGAGGATGTGGTCACGTAGGAGCTGGGCAGGCCTGCACATTTTGGGGGGGCAGAAGCCACAAACTGtggtgcccagccctgcctctgctctcatCCACAGCCAGGACAAAGGAGGGCAAAGAGCTGTGAGCCTGGAGAGAGTGAGACACACGAGGTGACGTTCTGCAGGACAGTGACCCGGGGACTGTTTCATCCTGTTTATGTCCTGCAGCTTTTGACGCCACCTCAAAACTCCTTAATGACAAGAATCCCAAAAGGGAATGTGAGGAACAAAACCTCTTACAGTTATTGGGAGCTGGCTCTGGCTTCCTCGCCCTTCCTTTTTCACAGAACGTGAGGAAAAAGTGAAGTCTCTGGAGGAGAAGAGGGACCAGGTTGTGCAGGCTGCCACCcctgtgcctggagcagggcagagccagtGCAGGGCTGAGGAAGGACACCTCAAGCACAGCCTGCTGTAACACCCTCCTCATGAGCACAGAACTTCACAAATCCCGAGAGCAGGGCTTGGTCTCTGCAGTAAATCCCTACAGGAGGTTGACTTTGGCCACAACCTGCTTGCAGCCCATGCTGGAGTACTGCTTGTCCCCTGTAGTGTAATAGCTGAGCTGATTTGCCAAATTTTCAATGTGCTTCTGGTCGGGATAGAGCCCCTCCCTCCTCATCTGCTCCAGGAAGCAGTTTATGACGTGAGACTTCTCCAGAAGGACAAAGGGGATGATGTCTGCAGCCTTCCACAGAGGGTGGACACCGGCCAGGACTGGCTGGATGAtgctcagcagctcttcagctCCCCGCTGCTGATGCAGGAGCTCAGTGGACGCGTTCTGGATAACGAACTTCGTGATTTCGGCACCTCCCAGGTTGCTTATTAAAATGTAGATGGCATTGAGGAACTCGTTGGTTTGATTGGGTTCAAAGAACCGGCTGAGAGTGTCCAGCAGGACGGGGGACATGAGCTCAACCTCATCCAGAATGAACAGGGGGGTCTTTTCCTCTATTTCAGCTCTGGTAACCATGTCAGAAATCTTCTTAGACAGGTCGATTTCGCAGGTGAGGGGAGCCGCCCCGCTGGGGCAGTGATGCATCACGAAGTACTGGAGCACAAAGTCATTGTCCATGACGGAGCGAAAGTGTTTGGCCAGCACCCAGCCAACGTGGCTCTTCCCAACCCCTGTGGGGCCATTCAGAGAGATCACCAGAGGCTTGTTGTGGACGTGGGTAGCCAGGTAATCTTTCAGCAATTCCATAATACTTTCCACAGCGACCTTCTGCCCAAATACTTCCCGGTGCATGGTTTTCTCCAAAGCATCGAGGTCGTATTTTTGGAGGTTATCATCCAGGTTCTCTATCGCATTGAGAATCTGGAAGAAGATGATGGCAATGAGCAAGAGGAGGCAGCGCTTTGCCTTGCTCTTCTCCTCTGCTGggaggtatttttttgttttatccgGGTACAGGACCATCCTGTATTTCCTCCGGCTCTTTTTCCGCCTGCACTTTTTCACGGAGTAATGTTCCACAGATGTGTCAAAGGTGAAGTACTGGGAGCTCTCAAAGCCAGACTGATTAAAGAAGGACATGGAAGGGCTGTACAGGGGAGCTCTGCTCACGGACAGCTGcctttggagcagcctggtgtgGACAAACTCCGCAGACTTTTCCCGAGGGAGCTCTAAATGCAGGCGTCTTTTCTTCAGCCCCCGGTAGTGCCGGCGCAGGCGGATGATGGCCCGTAAGGGAGAGGAAATAGAAGCTATTTTCTTCTTAGCAGCAGGGATTACGGCATCTGGGACTTCCTCTGCGTCACTCTCAGAGCAAGACGCCTCTCCTTTCGCATCACAGGGCATTTCCCCTTCCCCGTCGCTATCGGTGACGGGAATCTCCCCTTCCCCACCGGGAATCTCCCCCTCCCTGTCACGGCCAGTGCCAGGAATTTCCCCTTCCCCGTCGCTGCCGGAGCTGGGAATCTCCCCTTCCCCATCGCTGCCACTGCCCAGCGTCTCTCCTCCCAGGCTGCCCCGAGTGAAGACAATTCCTGGGTCACAAGGAGCCTCTTGTCTCGTGCTACTCTCAGCACAGGGCACCTCTCCTGCACCCTTCTCCACTCCAGATGTGTCTTCTGTGGGATCGCTGTCCACGCAGGGCATCTCCACCCCCAGAT harbors:
- the TOR4A gene encoding torsin-4A; protein product: MEEELPCSEVDGKSVLKDLGVEMPCVDSDPTEDTSGVEKGAGEVPCAESSTRQEAPCDPGIVFTRGSLGGETLGSGSDGEGEIPSSGSDGEGEIPGTGRDREGEIPGGEGEIPVTDSDGEGEMPCDAKGEASCSESDAEEVPDAVIPAAKKKIASISSPLRAIIRLRRHYRGLKKRRLHLELPREKSAEFVHTRLLQRQLSVSRAPLYSPSMSFFNQSGFESSQYFTFDTSVEHYSVKKCRRKKSRRKYRMVLYPDKTKKYLPAEEKSKAKRCLLLLIAIIFFQILNAIENLDDNLQKYDLDALEKTMHREVFGQKVAVESIMELLKDYLATHVHNKPLVISLNGPTGVGKSHVGWVLAKHFRSVMDNDFVLQYFVMHHCPSGAAPLTCEIDLSKKISDMVTRAEIEEKTPLFILDEVELMSPVLLDTLSRFFEPNQTNEFLNAIYILISNLGGAEITKFVIQNASTELLHQQRGAEELLSIIQPVLAGVHPLWKAADIIPFVLLEKSHVINCFLEQMRREGLYPDQKHIENLANQLSYYTTGDKQYSSMGCKQVVAKVNLL